A stretch of the uncultured Trichococcus sp. genome encodes the following:
- a CDS encoding glycoside hydrolase family 1 protein → MEYKLPKDFLWGGAIAACQAEGAYDEGGRGLSVSDVAIFSTAMDRKNLEAHRSMTTEKITAAMNYTGTDIYPKRHGIDFFNRYKEDIALCAEMGFKVFRFSIAWSRVFPTGEEAVASEDALEFYDDVINEIMKQGMQPLVTISHFEMPLALVNKYNGWADHRLIDYYIRFAETLFVRYGQKVKYWITFNEINAGRFSTFKSTGVVEDKSENFQQDCYQAVHHQFIAAALATKICHTHNPDNQVGCMIARFTTYPATSHPDDVMKMHIDEQLDNYFYTDVMIKGKYPRYMTRYFQKENINLILADNDLEILKDNTADFLAFSYYMSMVTAAHQGELEETESNLKRSIKNPYLESSEWGWQIDPVGLRYSLNTFYDRYEIPLFIVENGLGAEDILTEDNQVHDTYRIDYLSRHIEQMIEAVKDGVEILGYTTWSSIDIVSSGTSEMSKRYGFIYVDLDDFGKGSLNRYKKDSYDWYKNVIATNGAELDYTL, encoded by the coding sequence ATGGAATACAAATTACCAAAAGACTTTTTATGGGGCGGAGCTATCGCAGCCTGCCAAGCAGAGGGCGCGTACGATGAAGGAGGCCGAGGGCTTTCAGTATCTGATGTAGCAATTTTCAGTACAGCTATGGATCGTAAAAATTTAGAAGCTCACAGAAGTATGACCACGGAAAAAATTACTGCAGCTATGAACTATACTGGAACTGATATTTATCCGAAACGCCATGGCATTGATTTTTTTAACAGGTACAAGGAAGACATTGCTCTGTGCGCTGAAATGGGGTTCAAGGTTTTCCGATTCTCAATAGCATGGAGCAGAGTATTTCCGACGGGAGAAGAAGCAGTAGCTTCGGAAGATGCCCTTGAATTTTACGATGATGTAATCAACGAAATCATGAAGCAGGGTATGCAACCTTTAGTCACAATTTCTCATTTCGAAATGCCTCTTGCATTAGTAAATAAATATAATGGTTGGGCTGATCACAGACTGATTGATTATTATATTCGATTCGCTGAAACTTTATTTGTCAGATACGGGCAAAAAGTCAAATATTGGATTACTTTCAACGAAATAAACGCAGGACGTTTCTCTACTTTCAAGTCAACGGGTGTTGTTGAAGATAAGTCTGAAAATTTCCAACAAGATTGTTACCAAGCCGTCCATCACCAATTCATCGCAGCAGCGCTGGCCACAAAAATTTGCCATACGCACAATCCGGATAATCAAGTAGGCTGCATGATCGCTCGATTCACTACCTACCCAGCCACTAGCCATCCGGATGATGTGATGAAAATGCACATCGATGAACAATTGGATAATTATTTTTATACCGATGTTATGATCAAAGGGAAGTATCCAAGATATATGACGAGATATTTTCAGAAAGAAAATATTAATTTGATCTTGGCTGACAACGATCTGGAAATTCTAAAAGACAACACCGCTGATTTCCTTGCATTCAGCTACTACATGTCAATGGTTACAGCTGCACATCAAGGGGAACTGGAAGAAACAGAATCCAACTTAAAGCGTTCCATAAAAAACCCATATCTCGAGTCTTCTGAATGGGGTTGGCAAATTGATCCTGTAGGATTGCGTTATTCACTGAACACATTTTATGATCGTTACGAAATCCCACTATTCATTGTAGAGAACGGATTAGGCGCGGAAGATATTTTAACTGAAGATAACCAGGTCCATGATACTTATCGAATTGATTATTTAAGCCGGCATATTGAACAAATGATTGAGGCTGTTAAAGACGGTGTAGAAATTTTGGGATACACCACTTGGTCATCAATAGATATCGTTTCTTCGGGAACTTCAGAAATGTCCAAAAGATACGGATTCATTTATGTGGATTTAGATGATTTCGGTAAGGGCAGCTTGAACAGATATAAAAAGGACAGTTATGATTGGTACAAAAATGTGATTGCAACGAACGGTGCCGAACTCGATTACACCCTTTAA
- a CDS encoding ABC transporter ATP-binding protein, whose translation MMGGNGFKGGRGGFLTAEEKQNSPKITAPLLKRMFSYLIPYWKQLIVSVLAIITSSVFGVFPTILTGRIIDEGLLQQDLPVLIRLIGLSFGVLIIANLISIVESYVNVWMAENITYDMRNKMYSHLQRMSHRFFTTSKQGDIITRMTSDIGGVQSVLTGTWTNILQNIATLTVALVTMYTKSPLLATIGIVVVPLFILPTKRVGKRRWEITLESRKHNDDINQILNETLSVSGQLLSKLFVTEAYEFDRYQEANKQMIRLNIKESMAGKWFRVVINVFTNIGPMLIYLVGGILIIEYGNTDLTIGDITVMVALLGRMYGPVNSLLNIQVDVIRSMALFDRIFEYFDLSVEIDNNPQAIKPESFTGELVFEDVSFHYDPDQPILNDVSFELKPGSSVAIVGPSGAGKSTIINLIPRLYDVTGGRILLDGIDIRKLDLAYLRQHIGVVTQDTYLFNGTIRENLLYAKPDATQAEIEKACSEANIHAFISGLPKGYDTVVGNRGMKLSGGEKQRLSIARIILRKPGLIIFDEATSSLDSISEHAIQEAIEPILAKSTSLIIAHRLSTILSADEILVLEKGKIVERGDHETLVKKGGIYTTLYNTQMKQT comes from the coding sequence ATGATGGGCGGCAATGGGTTCAAAGGCGGCCGCGGGGGCTTTCTGACGGCGGAGGAAAAACAGAACAGTCCCAAAATCACGGCACCGTTACTGAAGCGGATGTTCAGCTATCTCATTCCTTATTGGAAACAACTCATCGTTTCCGTGCTGGCGATCATCACTTCGTCTGTATTCGGCGTCTTTCCGACGATCCTGACGGGCCGCATCATCGACGAAGGTCTGTTGCAGCAGGACCTGCCTGTGCTGATCCGGCTGATTGGGCTTTCGTTCGGAGTGCTGATCATCGCCAATCTGATCAGCATCGTGGAGAGCTATGTCAATGTCTGGATGGCGGAAAACATCACCTATGATATGCGCAACAAGATGTACAGCCATCTGCAGCGGATGTCGCACCGGTTCTTCACGACCAGCAAGCAGGGCGACATCATCACCCGCATGACCAGCGATATCGGCGGCGTGCAGAGCGTGCTGACAGGTACTTGGACGAACATTCTGCAGAATATTGCGACGTTGACGGTTGCGCTCGTCACGATGTACACGAAAAGTCCTTTGCTGGCGACAATCGGTATCGTGGTGGTGCCTTTGTTCATCCTGCCGACGAAGCGCGTAGGCAAAAGGCGTTGGGAAATCACTCTGGAATCACGTAAGCACAATGACGACATCAACCAGATACTGAACGAGACCCTCAGTGTCAGCGGCCAATTGCTTTCGAAGCTGTTCGTCACGGAAGCCTACGAGTTCGACCGCTATCAGGAGGCGAACAAACAGATGATCCGCCTAAACATCAAAGAGAGCATGGCGGGAAAATGGTTCCGGGTCGTGATCAATGTCTTCACGAACATCGGCCCGATGCTGATCTATCTGGTCGGCGGGATCCTCATCATCGAATACGGCAATACGGATCTGACGATCGGGGACATCACCGTCATGGTGGCGCTCCTGGGCAGGATGTACGGGCCGGTCAATTCCTTGTTGAACATCCAGGTCGATGTGATACGTTCGATGGCGCTTTTCGATCGCATCTTCGAGTATTTCGATCTGTCTGTGGAAATCGACAACAATCCGCAGGCAATCAAGCCCGAATCGTTTACAGGTGAGTTGGTTTTTGAGGATGTTTCCTTCCATTATGATCCGGACCAGCCGATCTTGAACGACGTCAGTTTCGAACTGAAGCCAGGATCATCCGTCGCCATCGTTGGACCTTCGGGAGCCGGCAAGTCCACAATCATCAACCTGATTCCGCGCCTCTACGATGTGACGGGCGGAAGGATCCTGTTGGACGGCATCGACATCCGCAAACTCGATTTGGCCTATCTGCGCCAGCACATCGGCGTGGTGACGCAGGATACGTACCTGTTCAATGGAACAATCAGAGAGAATCTGCTCTACGCCAAACCCGATGCCACGCAGGCCGAAATCGAGAAGGCTTGCAGTGAAGCCAATATCCACGCATTCATCAGTGGGCTGCCGAAAGGCTACGACACCGTCGTGGGCAACCGCGGCATGAAGCTTTCCGGCGGCGAAAAGCAGCGGCTTTCGATCGCTCGGATCATCCTCCGGAAACCGGGCCTGATCATTTTCGACGAAGCCACATCCTCGCTGGACTCGATTTCCGAGCACGCCATCCAGGAAGCGATCGAGCCAATCCTTGCCAAGAGCACAAGCTTGATCATCGCCCACCGTCTTTCGACGATCCTGTCGGCTGATGAAATCCTGGTGCTTGAGAAAGGCAAAATCGTTGAACGAGGCGACCACGAGACGCTCGTCAAAAAAGGCGGGATCTACACGACGCTGTATAATACGCAGATGAAGCAAACCTAG
- a CDS encoding cyclic-di-AMP receptor, translating into MKLVVAIIQDKDSAILSDELVEANVRATKLPSTGGFLRAGNTTFMIGVEDERVDEVLRIIKTNCEAREQFVATPVSMDVPLDNAIAYPMEVHVGGATVFVLPVDSFHRF; encoded by the coding sequence ATGAAATTAGTTGTGGCTATAATTCAAGATAAAGACAGTGCTATCCTATCCGATGAGTTGGTGGAAGCGAATGTCCGCGCTACGAAATTGCCTTCTACAGGCGGTTTTCTGCGCGCCGGTAATACCACCTTCATGATCGGGGTGGAAGACGAACGGGTCGATGAAGTATTGCGGATCATCAAAACCAACTGCGAAGCGCGCGAACAGTTCGTGGCGACCCCAGTCAGCATGGATGTGCCGTTGGATAACGCGATCGCCTATCCGATGGAAGTGCATGTAGGTGGAGCGACCGTGTTTGTTTTACCGGTAGATAGTTTTCACAGATTCTGA
- a CDS encoding beta-glucoside-specific PTS transporter subunit IIABC has product MTNEELARKIIQEIGGENNIQNLTHCATRLRFNLKDNSKVNLDNISNLDGVLKAQLQNGQTQIIIGAKVQKIYQEINKLVNIDPTDEAPSEKKGKVAEVIEVISGIFSPAIPMIIAGGMIKAVVSLLATYNLVNPQSTEVAILSMTGDMVFYFLPFFLALSAAKKFKTNEFIALGLAAGYMYPTILDAANKIAETGISSLSFFGLPILLVNYKSTVIPIILSVWLLSYVNKAIEKVIPDFLKIIFSAMIVLLIMVPTQLIVIGPLGSYIGKYLAEFIRWFYTFGGIFSAFALGGTRSLLTMLGMHYAIGPLQIQEIAATGGSYILVSALTANMSQAGAALGVFLRSKDKSVKSLAATSSISAFLGITEPAMFGVNLRYKRPFAFALLSSAIGAAFLSLFNTQATAYVPPSLLTLPVFRADNFLVLVIGVVISAGLACVLTYLFGIPSEEISGKKVQPVPEATAIPTEETAIVDSPITGKVIPLSEVNDEVFSQSLIGIGNAIIPVEGRVIAPFDGEITVFFDSKHALGLISESGIELLIHVGIDTVNLEGKYFKSDFKQGDHFKKGDTLLQFDIEKIKEAGYEITTPVVVTNIHSYSSVISSPEGSIKEGQPLLELDLK; this is encoded by the coding sequence GCAAAATGGGCAAACGCAGATCATTATCGGCGCAAAAGTACAAAAAATTTACCAAGAAATCAACAAATTAGTAAATATAGACCCGACAGATGAAGCACCTTCAGAAAAAAAGGGGAAGGTTGCTGAAGTCATCGAAGTTATTTCAGGTATCTTTAGCCCGGCAATTCCTATGATTATCGCCGGAGGTATGATAAAAGCTGTTGTATCCTTGTTAGCAACCTACAACCTCGTCAATCCACAGTCTACAGAAGTAGCTATCTTAAGCATGACCGGAGATATGGTATTCTATTTCTTACCTTTTTTCTTAGCATTGAGCGCCGCAAAAAAATTCAAAACGAACGAATTTATTGCACTGGGTCTAGCTGCAGGTTACATGTACCCTACTATTTTAGATGCAGCCAATAAAATTGCGGAAACCGGCATTTCCTCACTAAGTTTCTTCGGTCTTCCAATTCTATTGGTAAATTACAAATCCACAGTAATTCCGATTATTTTATCAGTGTGGCTGCTAAGTTATGTGAATAAAGCTATTGAAAAAGTCATTCCTGATTTCTTAAAAATTATTTTTTCAGCCATGATTGTGTTATTGATTATGGTACCAACCCAATTAATAGTCATTGGGCCGCTTGGTTCCTATATTGGTAAATATTTGGCAGAATTTATCCGTTGGTTCTATACATTCGGCGGAATTTTTTCAGCTTTTGCCTTGGGTGGGACAAGATCACTGCTCACAATGTTGGGAATGCATTATGCGATTGGACCTTTGCAAATTCAAGAGATTGCAGCAACCGGCGGATCTTACATATTGGTGAGCGCGCTGACAGCAAATATGTCACAAGCTGGTGCTGCTTTGGGGGTTTTCTTAAGAAGCAAAGACAAATCTGTTAAGTCGTTGGCAGCAACATCTTCCATTTCGGCTTTCCTAGGCATTACAGAACCTGCTATGTTTGGTGTTAACTTAAGATATAAACGTCCATTCGCATTTGCGCTTTTGTCTTCGGCCATCGGGGCAGCGTTCTTATCCTTATTCAACACCCAAGCTACAGCTTATGTGCCACCAAGCCTATTGACATTACCGGTGTTCCGTGCAGATAACTTCCTCGTTCTTGTTATAGGAGTGGTCATTTCTGCAGGGTTGGCTTGTGTATTAACTTACCTATTCGGTATCCCTTCTGAGGAAATTTCAGGCAAAAAGGTACAACCTGTTCCTGAAGCAACAGCTATCCCTACAGAGGAAACAGCGATTGTGGACAGTCCAATTACTGGAAAGGTAATTCCGTTATCCGAAGTAAATGATGAAGTATTCAGTCAATCATTGATCGGCATCGGTAACGCCATTATCCCTGTTGAAGGAAGGGTCATTGCACCATTTGACGGTGAAATTACAGTCTTCTTTGATTCTAAGCATGCACTCGGACTTATTTCTGAATCCGGTATTGAGTTGCTTATTCACGTCGGAATCGACACGGTTAACCTAGAAGGTAAATATTTCAAAAGTGATTTTAAACAGGGAGATCATTTCAAAAAAGGAGATACTCTTCTGCAATTTGACATTGAAAAGATAAAGGAAGCAGGATACGAAATCACTACACCTGTCGTAGTCACAAATATCCATTCATACAGTTCAGTAATATCAAGTCCTGAAGGTTCAATAAAAGAAGGACAACCCTTGTTGGAACTTGACTTAAAATAA
- a CDS encoding stage 0 sporulation family protein has protein sequence MKNVIGVRFMPVGPISYYEAGQTKYRMDEKLIINNGNAVDIGQVVIVDKQCNEGDSVLSHKHIIRVATEKDLAQDEKNRVEAKEAFAVCKTKMKQLKLDMKLIKAEYTFDRSRLTFHFSSEGRIDFRELVRELAAVFRTRIELHQIGVRDEAKILGGIGPCGRTLCCSSFLGDFVPVSIKMAKDQGLSLNPTKISGLCGRLMCCLNYENDTYVSLRKAMPDYGQEVMTPEGKGKVVELNVLSQVVKVRLFEHNKTVEFAISEL, from the coding sequence ATGAAAAACGTCATTGGTGTTCGTTTTATGCCTGTCGGGCCCATCTCTTATTATGAAGCGGGCCAGACAAAGTACAGAATGGATGAAAAATTGATCATAAATAATGGGAATGCTGTCGATATTGGCCAAGTCGTCATTGTCGATAAACAGTGCAATGAAGGCGACAGTGTCCTTTCTCATAAACACATCATCCGCGTTGCGACCGAAAAGGATCTGGCGCAGGATGAAAAAAATCGCGTGGAGGCTAAAGAAGCCTTTGCCGTGTGCAAGACGAAAATGAAACAGTTGAAATTGGATATGAAGCTGATCAAAGCGGAATACACTTTCGACCGCAGTCGTCTGACTTTCCATTTCAGTTCGGAAGGCCGAATCGATTTCCGAGAGTTGGTCCGCGAGTTGGCAGCGGTTTTCCGTACGAGGATCGAACTGCACCAGATTGGCGTCCGTGACGAGGCCAAGATCCTCGGAGGGATCGGACCTTGCGGAAGGACGCTCTGCTGTTCGAGTTTCCTGGGTGACTTTGTGCCGGTTTCGATCAAGATGGCGAAGGATCAGGGTTTGTCCCTGAATCCTACGAAAATATCCGGTTTATGCGGGCGTTTGATGTGTTGCCTGAATTATGAAAACGATACGTATGTCTCGCTCAGAAAAGCGATGCCTGACTATGGGCAGGAAGTGATGACGCCTGAGGGCAAGGGGAAAGTTGTGGAATTGAATGTGCTTAGTCAAGTCGTCAAAGTGCGTCTGTTCGAGCACAATAAAACAGTTGAGTTTGCAATTTCAGAATTATAG
- the tmk gene encoding dTMP kinase yields MRGIFITIEGPDGSGKTTALQQVVPRLQQEMNRKVVATREPGGSPIAEKIRSLILDPSHTDMDSRTEALLYAASRRQHLIEKVLPVLESGDVIFCDRFVDSSIAYQGYARGIGEEGIREINEFATEGIEPDLTLYIDVPAEVGIQRIHANLDEREYNRLDQEKLAFHEKVRAGYQQLAKANPERIVVVDGTMSREEVAEACYQIIKNRYPSYF; encoded by the coding sequence GTGAGAGGGATTTTCATCACAATCGAAGGGCCGGATGGCTCAGGCAAGACAACCGCGTTGCAGCAAGTAGTGCCGCGTCTGCAACAAGAGATGAACCGAAAAGTGGTAGCGACGAGAGAGCCGGGCGGAAGCCCAATCGCGGAAAAGATCCGCTCGTTGATACTGGATCCTTCGCATACGGATATGGATTCTAGGACAGAAGCGTTATTGTATGCGGCAAGCCGCCGCCAGCATCTGATCGAAAAGGTGTTGCCCGTTTTGGAAAGTGGAGACGTCATTTTTTGTGATCGTTTTGTCGATAGTTCAATCGCTTATCAAGGCTACGCAAGAGGCATCGGTGAAGAGGGTATCCGTGAAATAAACGAATTCGCAACAGAAGGCATCGAGCCGGATCTGACGTTGTATATCGATGTCCCGGCGGAAGTAGGCATTCAAAGGATCCATGCGAATCTGGATGAACGGGAATATAATCGTTTGGACCAGGAAAAGCTCGCTTTCCACGAAAAAGTCCGAGCAGGCTATCAGCAATTGGCGAAGGCCAATCCGGAACGGATAGTGGTCGTCGATGGGACGATGAGCCGTGAAGAGGTAGCGGAAGCGTGCTATCAGATCATCAAAAACAGGTACCCAAGCTATTTTTAG
- the holB gene encoding DNA polymerase III subunit delta': MDGVTQLLMKQQPEMLERFQRTIQEKRLVHAYLFEGARGTGKEELARWIAQTLFCEELQAGQPCGHCNHCLRIAAGEFPDVAEISPDGNTIKVNQVRELKAELSKSGMEGSRKVYLIYDAEKMTVSASNSLLTFLEEPQNDTYLILMTTAKENILPTIRSRCQIVHFQVVNKQALGETLEAQGIQPENAALLAAITNNQEEALLLNQEESFHESKKRTWAWFQLMTDKNPQSFVFVQTDLMDGLKDKNDGHFFLDLLLFYYRDLLYTKYSNRQAIVNKNHGKEYERIAEKLHPQEITRHMENILNGKKHLEANVQLQGVLEEIALGNSL; encoded by the coding sequence ATGGATGGTGTGACACAGCTTTTGATGAAGCAACAGCCGGAAATGCTCGAAAGGTTCCAACGAACGATTCAGGAAAAACGACTGGTCCATGCCTACTTGTTTGAAGGAGCACGAGGAACCGGCAAAGAAGAATTGGCGCGTTGGATAGCCCAGACGCTCTTTTGCGAGGAGTTGCAGGCTGGCCAGCCTTGCGGGCACTGCAATCATTGCCTGCGGATTGCGGCAGGCGAATTTCCCGATGTGGCGGAAATCAGTCCGGATGGCAACACCATCAAAGTCAACCAAGTCCGTGAACTGAAGGCGGAACTTTCCAAAAGCGGGATGGAAGGCAGCCGCAAGGTCTATCTGATTTATGACGCCGAAAAAATGACGGTCAGCGCTTCAAACAGTCTGCTTACGTTCTTGGAGGAGCCGCAGAACGATACCTACCTGATTCTGATGACGACGGCGAAGGAGAATATCCTGCCGACCATCCGCTCGCGGTGCCAAATCGTCCATTTCCAGGTCGTCAATAAGCAGGCATTAGGGGAAACCTTGGAGGCGCAGGGGATACAGCCTGAAAATGCGGCGTTGTTGGCAGCCATCACCAATAACCAAGAGGAAGCCCTGTTGTTGAACCAAGAGGAGAGCTTTCACGAATCGAAGAAGCGGACGTGGGCTTGGTTTCAGTTGATGACCGATAAAAACCCCCAGTCATTTGTGTTTGTGCAGACCGACTTGATGGATGGGCTGAAAGACAAAAATGATGGGCACTTCTTTTTGGACTTGCTATTATTCTATTACCGTGATTTACTGTATACCAAGTACAGTAATAGGCAAGCTATCGTCAACAAAAATCACGGAAAAGAGTACGAGCGCATTGCCGAAAAACTGCATCCTCAGGAAATCACCAGGCATATGGAAAATATCCTCAATGGAAAGAAACATCTGGAAGCAAATGTTCAGCTCCAAGGGGTACTGGAAGAAATCGCGCTCGGGAATAGCCTATAG
- a CDS encoding DNA replication initiation control protein YabA, which produces MDKRALYDQFHRVESRISSMGADVKEIQEKMDDLIEENANLQIENQHLRDRIDFLTKEKEDAQKQEPEMSKSRLNLQKLYEDGFHVCNVYYGSRRVNDEPCVFCIDVIYGERDRKN; this is translated from the coding sequence ATGGATAAACGTGCCTTGTATGACCAATTTCATCGGGTGGAAAGCCGTATTTCATCGATGGGAGCAGATGTTAAAGAGATTCAAGAGAAGATGGATGACCTGATAGAAGAGAACGCAAATCTTCAAATCGAGAACCAGCATCTGCGCGATCGGATCGATTTCCTTACGAAGGAAAAAGAAGATGCGCAGAAGCAAGAGCCAGAAATGTCGAAGTCCCGTCTGAACTTACAGAAGCTGTACGAGGACGGTTTTCATGTCTGCAATGTTTATTATGGTTCCCGCCGTGTGAATGATGAGCCCTGTGTTTTCTGTATCGATGTCATCTACGGCGAAAGAGATCGGAAAAACTGA